From Penicillium psychrofluorescens genome assembly, chromosome: 1, one genomic window encodes:
- a CDS encoding uncharacterized protein (ID:PFLUO_001750-T1.cds;~source:funannotate), which yields MIRRPPTAVFLSPDELQADLHRIYLTLYFTRLRLDESSQSYEEPDEQHEEDSTLIGSSDPPSIDSCASAASTISDAATDVRRDVGHTANWMKHAVNIDINRVQKTVSWKDIRDATTASAFHLTPKETPINNTNINKTPRSMARGSRSVDSLRPQIPSPTPSLQTTLGAHNGHPAVATGSPLADVSLATVSGEFFMIDAGQRTRDSNMPEPKPNSRHRQSAGGATTSELQALTSGFSPSTVVSHFGL from the coding sequence ATGATCAGACGCCCCCCGACCGCCGTCTTTCTGAGCCCTGATGAGCTCCAGGCAGACCTCCACCGTATTTATCTGACGTTATACTTTACCCGCCTGCGCCTGGACGAATCCAGCCAAAGCTACGAGGAACCGGATGAACAacacgaagaagacagcACGCTGATCGGCTCATCCGATCCTCCCTCCATCGACTCGTGCGCATCCGCAGCGAGTACTATATCCGACGCGGCAACGGATGTTCGTAGAGACGTTGGACACACCGCAAATTGGATGAAGCATGCAgtcaacatcgacatcaaCCGAGTCCAGAAGACCGTTTCCTGGAAGGACATTCGCGATGCTACTACTGCTTCGGCGTTTCACCTGACCCCGAAGGAGACTCCAATCAACAAtaccaacatcaacaagaCTCCCCGATCCATGGCTCGCGGGTCTCGATCGGTTGATTCGCTCCGTCCACAGATCCCTTCCCCAACACCGTCCTTGCAGACCACACTGGGCGCGCACAATGGCCATCCCGCCGTGGCAACAGGATCGCCCCTCGCCGATGTGTCACTCGCTACTGTCTCTGGCGAGTTCTTCATGATTGACGCAGGACAGAGAACCCGAGACAGCAACATGCCCGAACCCAAACCCAATTCCCGCCACAGACAGTCCGCCGGGGGTGCCACGACGTCAGAGCTCCAGGCGCTGACATCCGGGTTCTCGCCGAGCACGGTAGTGTCCCACTTCGGGCTCTAG
- a CDS encoding uncharacterized protein (ID:PFLUO_001748-T1.cds;~source:funannotate) yields MSEGEKVRTSGEVAREPTLPTVNPTTEKPEPAQATFHPAVYVSVWITLSSSVILFNKYLLDTLNFRFPIILTTWHLAFATLMTQILARTTTILDGRKTVKMTGRVYLRAIVPIGIFFSLSLICGNMTYLYLSVAFIQMLKATTPVAVLITTWVMGMAPVNYKTLGNVSIIVLGVVIASFGEIKFVMVGFLFQLGGIAFEATRLVMVQRLLSSADFKMDPMVSLYYFAPICAVMNGVVALFLEVPHISMENVYTVGVSTLIVNAMIAFLLNVSVVFLIGKTSSLVMTLCGVLKDILLVGASMAIWQTPVTPLQFFGYSIALIGLVYYKLGGDKIKEYTNQAGRSWAEYGANRPAQRKFVVVGAALLILFLFVGSLAPTGTVDRVKGVFPGSPAAGSA; encoded by the exons ATGAGCGAAGGCGAGAAAGTCCGCACCTCCGGCGAGGTCGCCCGCGAGCCCACCCTGCCCACCGTCAACCCGACCACGGAGAAGCCCGAGCCAGCTCAGGCCACCTTCCACCCCGCGGTCTACGTGAG TGTCTGGATCACGCTGAGCTCCAGCGTTATCCTGTTCAACAAGTACCTGCTTGACACTCTGAACTTCC GTTTCC CGATCATCCTCACAACATGGCACTTGGCTTTTGCCACGCTGATGACCCAGATCCTCGCCCGCACCACCACGATTCTGGATGGCCGCAAGACGGTCAAGATGACCGGCCGGGTCTACCTGCGCGCCATCGTTCCGATCGGTATCTTTTTCAGCTTGAGTTTGATCTGCGGTAACATGACCTACCTGTACCTGAGTGTGGCCTTTATCCAGATGCTCAAG GCTACGACCCCCGTTGCTGTGCTGATCACCACCTGGGTCATGGGCATGGCTCCCGTGAACTACAAGACTCTCGGGAACGTCTCGatcatcgtcctcggtgTGGTCATCGCCTCGTTCGGTGAGATCAAGTTTGTCATGGTCGGTTTCCTGTTCCAGCTGGGCGGAATTGCCTTCGAGGCCACCCGCCTGGTGATGGTGCAGCGCCTGCTCAGCTCCGCGGACTTCAAGATGGACCCCATGGTCTCGCTCTACTACTTTGCGCCCATTTGCGCCGTGATGAACGGTGTGGTCGCCCTGTTCCTGGAAGTGCCCCACATCAGCATGGAGAACGTGTACACCGTCGGAGTCTCGACGCTGATCGTCAACGCCATGATCGCGTTCCTGCTCAACGTCTCGGTCGTCTTCCTGATCGGCAAGACCTCGTCCCTGGTGATGACCCTGTGCGGTGTCCTCAAGGATATCCTGCTGGTCGGTGCCTCCATGGCCATCTGGCAAACCCCCGTCACCCCGCTGCAGTTCTTCGGCTACTCCATTGCCCTGATCGGTCTGGTCTACTACAAGCTGGGCGGtgacaagatcaaggagtaCACCAACCAGGCGGGTCGCTCGTGGGCCGAATACGGCGCCAACCGTCCGGCCCAGCGCAAGTTCGTGGTTGTCGGCGCGGCCCTCCTCATTCTGTTCCTGTTTGTCGGCTCCCTGGCTCCGACCGGGACCGTTGACCGGGTCAAGGGCGTGTTCCCCGGCAGCCCTGCTGCCGGAAGTGCATAG
- a CDS encoding uncharacterized protein (ID:PFLUO_001745-T1.cds;~source:funannotate), translated as MYTYGFCQVGATLQTSAFSRAQLLVARFITGIGTGIETTTVPVYQSELCEAKKRGKYVCSEPLFVGVGIVIAYWFDYGMSYVDGAINWRLPIACQMIFAFMVIGLVFGLPESPRWLYRHNRPDEAIQVLCDVYDQQPDNPKIVSESEDIIEAIKLETLHGEYQWSQILKRDEVQTGKRVLLAYGMQFMNQMGGINLVVYYVTSVLQYNVGLSRKLSLLLGGVIQIMFVIGTSVEKPTASASVAFFFLFMLIFGASVNCIPWVYGPEILPLHVRAKGQAIGISANWLWNFFVVMITPTLIDNLAWKGYLIFMCLNMAFVPIVYFFYPETANLTLEEIDFLFTDRTRTDLRQEGVFAANTGGAAMMEVREDHAKE; from the exons ATGTATACTTATGGGTTCTGTCAGGTCGGCGCGACTCTCCAAACATCGGCGTTCTCCCgcgcgcagctcctcgtcgcGCGCTTCATCACGGGAATCGGCACGGGCATCGAAACCACCACCGTGCCGGTATACCAGTCCGAGCTGTGCGAGGCCAAGAAGCGCGGCAAGTACGTATGCAGCGAGCCGCTCTTCGTAGGCGTGGGGATTGTGATTGCGTACTGGTTCGACTATGGCATGAGCTACGTGGATGGCGCGATCAACTGGCGGCTGCCGATTGCATGCCAGATGATTTTTGCGTTTATGGTTATTGGGCTGGTGTTCGG TCTTCCTGAAAGTCCGCGCTGGCTCTACCGACACAATCGTCCCGACGAGGCGATACAGGTTCTCTGTGATGTGTATGACCAGCAACCCGACAACCCGAAGATTGTCTCGGAGTCCGAGGATATTATTGAGGCGATTAAACTTGAAACACTGCATGGTGAATACCAGTGGTCTCAGATTCTGAAGCGGGATGAGGTGCAGACGGGCAAGCGGGTGCTTCTGGCCTATGGGATGCAGTTTATGAATCAAATGGGGGGTATCAACTTGGTGGTG TACTATGTTACTTCAG TCCTCCAGTACAATGTTGGCCTAAGCCGCAAACTGagtctcctcctcggaggcGTGATCCAAATCATGTTTGTGATCG GAACATCCGTCGAAAAACCAaccgcctccgcctccgtagccttcttcttcctcttcatgCTCATCTTCGGGGCCTCGGTGAATTGTATTCCCTGGGTATATGGGCCGGAGATTTTACCGCTGCATGTTCGTGCCAAAGG ACAAGCAATCGGCATCTCGGCAAACTGGCTCTGGAATTTCTTCGTGGTTATGATTACCCCTACGTTGATTGATAATCTGGCTTGGAAGGGATACTTGATTTTCATGTGTTTGAATATGGCGTTTGTTCCG ATCGTCTACTTCTTTTACCCAGAAACAGCAAACTTGACCCTCGAAGAaatcgacttcctcttcacGGACAGGACACGAACGGATCTGCGGCAGGAGGGTGTGTTTGCAGCGAATACCGGGGGCGCCGCTATGATGGAGGTGAGAGAGGATCATGCGAAGGAGTGA
- a CDS encoding uncharacterized protein (ID:PFLUO_001744-T1.cds;~source:funannotate), translating into MSLLALPNELLNSIITYLETERDINALVRTSRHLYTQLNDYLYAHDIIHTEAYAIYWAVRESILTDHQAVRESSLRTAQLIFQQRVPTPKEATRAFYRALQEAVRYGAEDLVRLFISHGIGPNPDPRLGSRPALHDAIRSGHDRIVLFLMSAGANPYLTQWGANALDIAVQSQHVPITWHLLEMGVDPHRAGHYPLCIAATRGSELIVRLLLEKGVHPNSEVMPRRQDRPLHYAVREGHEPIVRLLLEQGADPNAVPASAQTPLYVAAENGRAEIVKLLLEWGADRSRVAYQGTPLDVARAAWTQVEDKTRHEAVIRILGG; encoded by the coding sequence ATGTCGCTGCTCGCCCTTCCAAACGAGCTTCTCAACTCCATCATCACATATCTCGAGACAGAGCGCGATATCAATGCGCTGGTACGGACCAGCCGGCACCTCTACACCCAGTTAAACGACTACCTCTACGCCCACGACATCATACACACCGAGGCCTACGCAATATACTGGGCTGTGCGCGAATCAATTCTCACAGATCACCAGGCTGTACGTGAATCAAGTCTTCGAACCGCCCAACTCATCTTCCAACAACGCGTCCCCACCCCCAAGGAAGCCACAAGAGCATTCTACCGGGCCCTCCAAGAGGCCGTACGCTACGGCGCCGAAGACCTAGTCAGGCTCTTCATCTCGCACGGCATCGGCCCGAACCCGGATCCACGGCTGGGCTCTCGGCCCGCCCTGCACGATGCAATTCGATCGGGCCACGACCGCATTGTGCTATTTCTGATGTCGGCGGGCGCAAACCCCTACCTAACGCAATGGGGTGCGAACGCTCTCGATATCGCAGTCCAGTCCCAGCACGTGCCCATTACATGGCATCTCCTCGAAATGGGGGTTGATCCCCATCGAGCGGGCCACTATCCGCTCTGCATAGCGGCCACGCGGGGCAGCGAGTTGATCGTGCGACTTCTTTTGGAGAAGGGGGTCCATCCTAATTCCGAGGTGATGCCCCGCAGGCAAGACCGCCCTCTGCATTATGCCGTGCGGGAGGGCCATGAACCGATCGTGAGACTTTTGCTTGAGCAAGGCGCGGATCCAAATGCGGTGCCTGCTTCTGCGCAGACACCGCTGTATGTGGCGGCGGAGAATGGGCGGGCGGAGATCGTGAAGCTGTTGCTGGAGTGGGGGGCAGATCGGAGCCGGGTTGCGTATCAGGGAACGCCGTTGGATGTGGCCAGGGCGGCGTGGACGCAGGTTGAAGACAAGACGAGGCATGAGGCTGTTATACGGATCTTGGGGGGTTAG
- a CDS encoding uncharacterized protein (ID:PFLUO_001749-T1.cds;~source:funannotate): MLNINIRKTFRRVPSFQDILQGRMTHPDISVDVLVIGAGPTGLGAAKRLNQINGPSWLIVDSNEIPGGLASTDVTPEGFLYDVGGHVIFSHYKYFDDCINEALPKDEDWYEHQRISYVRCQEKWVPYPFQNNISMLPKDEQVRCIDGMIDAALEARVSNVKPKTFDEWIVRMMGTGIADLFMRPYNFKVWAVPTTKMQCAWLGERVAAPNVKAVTTNVILNKTAGNWGPNATFRFPARDGTGGIWIAVANTLPKEKTRFGDKGKVAKINASNKTVTMADGTTIGYGKLVSTMAVDFLAETMNDTELMPLTKQLYFSSTHVVGVGIRGERPERIGDKCWLYFPEDNCPFYRATIFSNYSPHNQPEKAKKLPTLQLADGSKPKSTEAQEGPYWSIMLEVSESSMKPVNNATLLAESIQGLVNTEMLKPGDEIVSTYHRRFDHGYPTPSLEREGALTQILPKLQEKGIWSRGRFGSWRYEVGNQDHSFMLGVEAVDNIVNGAVELTLNYPDFVNGRQNTERRLVDGAQIFAQKQ, from the exons ATGCTGAACATCAACATCCGCAAGACCTTCCGACGCGTGCCCAGCTTTCAGGATATTCTTCAAGGCAGGATGACCCACCCCGACAT TTCTGTTGACGTTCTCGTCATTGGCGCCGGCCCAACGGGTTTGGGCGCGGCCAAGCGGTTGAATCAGATT AACGGCCCCTCATGGTTGATTGTCGACTCGAACGAAATCCCCGGTGGTCTCGCCTCGACCGATGTCACTCCGGAAGGCTTCCTCTACGATGTCGGTGGCCACGTTATCTTCTCCCACTACAAGTACTTCGACGACTGCATCAACGAGGCCCTCCCCAAGGATGAGGACTGGTACGAGCACCAGCGCATCTCCTACGTGCGCTGCCAGGAGAAATGGGTCCCCTATCCCTTCCAGAACAACATCTCCATGCTGCCCAAGGACGAGCAGGTCCGCTGCATTGATGGCATGATTGACGCCGCCCTCGAGGCCCGTGTCTCCAACGTCAAGCCCAAGACCTTTGACGAGTGGATCGTTCGCATGATGGGTACTGGTATTGCCGACCTGTTCATGCGCCCCTACAACTTCAAGGTCTGGGCTGTGCCGACCACCAAG ATGCAATGCGCCTGGCTCGGTGAGCGTGTCGCCGCCCCCAACGTCAAGGCTGTGACCACCAATGTCATCCTCAACAAGACCGCCGGTAACTGGGGGCCGAACGCGACCTTCCGCTTCCCCGCCCGTGACGGTACCGGTGGTATCTGGATCGCCGTGGCCAACACCCTccccaaggagaagaccCGCTTCGGCGACAAGGGCAAGGTGGCCAAGATCAATGCCAGCAACAAGACCgtcaccatggccgacggCACCACCATCGGCTACGGCAAGCTGGTGTCGACCATGGCGGTCGACTTCCTGGCCGAGACCATGAACGACACCGAGCTGATGCCCCTCACCAAGCAGCTCTACTTCTCCTCGACCCACGTTGTCGGTGTCGGCATCCGGGGCGAGCGCCCCGAGCGCATCGGTGACAAGTGCTGGCTTTACTTCCCCGAGGACAACTGCCCCTTCTACCGTgccaccatcttctccaactACTCCCCCCATAACCAGcccgagaaggccaagaagctgcccacgctccagctcgccgacggctccaagcccaagagcaccgaggcccaggaggGCCCGTACTGGTCGATCATGCTGGAGGTGTCGGAGTCGTCGATGAAGCCCGTCAACAACGCCACCCTCCTGGCCGAGTCGATCCAGGGTCTCGTCAACACCGAGATGCTGAAGCCCGGCGACGAGATCGTCTCCACCTACCACCGCCGCTTCGACCACGGCTACCCGACCCCGAGTCTGGAGCGCGAGGGCGCCCTGACCCAGATCCTGCCCAAGCtgcaggagaagggcatcTGGTCGCGTGGCCGCTTCGGCAGCTGGCGCTACGAGGTCGGCAACCAGGACCACTCGTTCATGCTCGGTGTCGAGGCCGTCGACAACATCGTCAACGGCGCCGTCGAGCTCACGCTCAACTACCCGGACTTTGTCAACGGCCGCCAGAACACCGAGCGCCGCCTGGTCGATGGTGCGCAGATCTTCGCCCAGAAGCAGTAA
- a CDS encoding uncharacterized protein (ID:PFLUO_001743-T1.cds;~source:funannotate): MPASSSGTRPSVPSRSGPRAPVGRLASLKPPSNPTPIKRPQAAGRPQQTRPTTYPKTSNCPNPGCPAPHIVEDEGQKVCSGCGTVISEANIVSEVTFGESASGAAVVQGTFVGEDQTHVRSYGPGFQRGGAMESREITEQNGNRYINQLSRALNIPESATKAAGQVFKLAVGLNFIQGRRTKTVASVCLYIACRRQNGNTVMLIDFADVLMINVFKLGRTYKALLDELRLGGNLFQMNPVDAESLIYRFAKQLEFGAATMQVAGDAVRIVQRMNRDWMSTGRRPAGLCGAALILAARMNNFRRTTREVVYVVKVTEVTISQRLNEFSSTDSGDLTVDQFRSVQLESSHDPPAFARSKEGRRPSRILRKTAETAAEIEGDWPEGTPDPMQPPRVDADGFAIPSLPIDPGLTQSSQGRRVSVNKVVDEVIADAEQESEKSKGKHKKREPLPPPSVEQVAAEEALEVEMNEYLTKGSNMIESVIAPAEPPRKPVSDNVDIDVTEFEDDPEVANCLLSPGEVDIKERIWVHENKEYLRTQQAKALKRALTEATHGPASHKPRKRRRGRMGDVTYLEGDGEDADGRSSRASTPAEATRRMLERRGYSKKINYSLLESLYGQEGKEEAEKAKLEALSRSQSRSQSVASRRSASIEPEAMSRRARLATPSKSGRTPAPGRTAAAQPTPPPTTPAPIGPAKDAERDADDFDEEEDHDEDEGDDGVDAAFAGQYGDYYDQGSDDDEDYD, from the coding sequence ATGCCGGCTTCCAGCTCCGGCACGCGTCCCTCGGTGCCTTCACGCAGCGGGCCCCGAGCTCCTGTTGGGCGCCTGGCCAGTCTGAAGCCTCCCTCAAACCCAACCCCTATCAAACGTCCCCAGGCAGCCGGGCGTCCTCAGCAAACCCGGCCAACTACATACCCCAAGACCTCGAATTGTCCCAACCCGGGGTGTCCAGCCCCTCACATTGTCGAAGATGAAGGACAGAAGGTGTGTTCTGGGTGTGGTACTGTCATCAGCGAAGCCAACATCGTGTCGGAAGTCACGTTCGGCGAATCGGCCTCTGGTGCAGCTGTCGTCCAAGGCACGTTCGTTGGCGAAGACCAGACCCACGTGCGCAGCTATGGGCCGGGGTTTCAGCGCGGGGGTGCCATGGAAAGCCGGGAGATAACTGAGCAAAACGGAAACCGGTACATCAATCAGCTCTCGCGGGCCCTGAATATCCCCGAGAGTGCAACCAAGGCTGCAGGCCAAGTCTTCAAGCTTGCGGTTGGCCTGAATTTCATTCAAGGTCGCCGGACAAAGACGGTGGCTTCAGTGTGTCTGTACATTGCTTGTCGACGACAGAACGGAAATACGGTCATGCTGATCGATTTCGCCGACGTGCTGATGATCAACGTCTTCAAACTCGGTCGAACCTACAAGGCACTCCTGGACGAGCTTCGGCTGGGTGGTAACCTCTTCCAGATGAATCCAGTCGACGCTGAAAGCTTGATCTATCGGTTTGCGAAGCAACTGGAATTTGGTGCAGCTACGATGCAGGTGGCTGGTGACGCTGTCCGCATTGTCCAGCGAATGAACCGTGACTGGATGTCGACCGGCCGGCGCCCCGCTGGTCTCTGTGGTGCGGCATTGATTCTTGCCGCGCGCATGAACAATTTCCGCCGTACGACCCGTGAAGTTGTTTATGTCGTGAAAGTGACCGAAGTCACCATCTCTCAGCGTCTGAATGAGTTTAGTTCCACGGACAGTGGAGACCTCACCGTTGACCAGTTCCGCTCCGTCCAGCTGGAGAGCTCCCACGACCCCCCTGCTTTCGCTCGTTCCAAGGAAGGCCGAAGGCCGAGTCGCATCCTGCGGAAGACTGCAGAGACCGCAGCGGAGATCGAAGGCGACTGGCCTGAGGGTACTCCCGATCCCATGCAGCCACCGCGCGTCGACGCCGACGGGTTTGCCATTCCCAGCCTCCCAATCGACCCTGGCCTGACACAGTCGAGCCAGGGCCGGCGGGTCTCGGTGAACAAGGTTGTCGACGAAGTTATTGCGGATGCGGAACAAGAAAGCGAAAAGTCCAAGGGCAAACACAAAAAACGCGAGCCCCTTCCGCCTCCCTCTGTGGAGCAGGTagcagctgaagaagcaTTGGAGGTGGAGATGAATGAGTATCTGACCAAGGGTTCCAATATGATTGAAAGCGTAATAGCACCCGCAGAGCCGCCCCGGAAACCCGTCTCGGACAACGTGGATATTGATGTGACGGAGTTTGAGGATGACCCCGAGGTCGCTAATTGCCTCCTGTCACCTGGCGAGGTCGACATCAAAGAACGCATCTGGGTGCATGAGAACAAGGAATATCTCCGCACCCAGCAGGCCAAGGCGCTGAAGAGAGCACTGACCGAAGCTACGCACGGTCCGGCCTCCCACAAACCCCGCAAGCGACGCCGAGGTCGAATGGGCGACGTCACCTATCTTGAAggcgatggcgaagatgcgGATGGACGCAGCTCTCGCGCCTCGACGCCCGCCGAGGCGACACGGCGGATGTTGGAGCGACGAGGTTAtagcaagaagatcaactACTCTCTCCTCGAGTCCCTGTACGGCCAAGAAGGCAAGGAAGAGGCTGAAAAGGCCAAGTTGGAGGCCTTGAGCCGGAGTCAGAGCCGCAGCCAGAGTGTCGCAAGCCGCCGCAGTGCCAGCATCGAACCGGAAGCGATGTCACGACGTGCACGGTTGGCAACCCCTTCGAAATCGGGCCGaacaccagcaccaggaCGCACTGCAGCGGCTCAGCCCACTCCACCGCCCACGACGCCTGCTCCTATCGGCCCAGCGAAGGATGCAGAACGGGACGCAGATGACTtcgatgaagaggaggatcacgatgaggatgagggcgatgacggGGTTGATGCCGCCTTTGCAGGCCAGTATGGGGATTACTACGACCAGGGCAgtgacgatgacgaagactATGACTAA
- a CDS encoding uncharacterized protein (ID:PFLUO_001747-T1.cds;~source:funannotate): protein MSPMTLNRLADGPAMVLPPQEHAFVQFPSHSLFDAHGYPARSSSVFDNSGPSFQPESKLAAAAPVATPKPSRKRSRDDAALEEDIRHAAEPKPAPEPVEEPIYGEGMVLLNPRTGIALSAESQTGTWCEEQSEARQAAAPPVSSRSNSLVADAADPSRKSQRLDPSAPGLDDIALASMRQRLDGSNADDQHRTLHTGTTPPSGPLVDDATRLLGISWQCINPDDDMAPAVRGWIKYIDNQYAAHLRDSRMLMKSRALNAYLVAATPIGAPAPAFYLFSEDLAHAQLVASSWDACLHNLRCSPIAFQGPGPLTAADRDDLQTTNPLSAPAAVDQGVPLLQQALSAHSTPEGLNGGVDMGMEIDS, encoded by the coding sequence ATGTCTCCCATGACCCTCAATCGCCTCGCCGACGGTCCCGCCATGGTCCTCCCTCCCCAGGAACACGCCTTTGTTCAGTTCCCCTCGCACTCCCTCTTCGACGCCCACGGCTACCCGGCCAGATCCAGCTCTGTCTTTGATAACAGTGGCCCCTCCTTCCAGCCGGAATCCAAGCTCGCGGCCGCGGCTCCCGTTGCTACGCCTAAACCGTCCCGGAAGAGATCGCGGGATGACGcggctctggaagaggatATCCGGCATGCAGCCGAACCCAAGCCTGCCCCCGAGCCCGTGGAAGAACCGATCTACGGCGAGGGCATGGTGCTCCTGAACCCGCGCACGGGCATCGCGCTCTCTGCTGAAAGCCAGACGGGCACCTGGTGCGAAGAACAGTCCGAAGCCCGACAGGCCGCCGCACCACCGGTCTCGTCGCGATCCAACTCGCTCGTCGCAGACGCCGCCGATCCCAGCCGCAAGTCCCAACGGCTGGACCCCTCTGCTCCTGGTCTGGACGACATCGCACTCGCCTCAATGCGCCAACGCCTCGACGGATCCAACGCGGACGACCAGCATCGCACTCTGCACACGGGAACAACGCCGCCCTCGGGACCCCTTGTCGACGACGCCACCCGTCTCCTAGGCATCAGTTGGCAATGCATCAACCCAGACGACGACATGGCCCCCGCCGTGCGCGGCTGGATCAAGTACATCGACAACCAGTACGCGGCGCACCTGCGCGACTCGCGGATGCTCATGAAATCCCGCGCCCTCAACGCCTACCTCGTGGCTGCCACCCCCATCGGCGCCCCCGCACCTGCTTTCTACCTGTTCAGCGAAGACCTCGCccacgcccagctcgtcGCCTCGTCCTGGGATGCTTGTCTACATAACCTGCGCTGCTCCCCGATCGCCTTCCAAGGCCCCGGTCCCCTGACTGCCGCAGACCGCGACGACCTCCAAACCACCAACCCGCTCTCCGCCCCCGCTGCCGTCGATCAAGGCGTGCCGCTCTTGCAGCAGGCTCTTTCGGCTCACTCGACTCCGGAGGGACTGAACGGAGGCGTCGACATGGGGATGGAGATCGACTCCTAA
- a CDS encoding uncharacterized protein (ID:PFLUO_001746-T1.cds;~source:funannotate): MKFTTLSTICLAAGITLAAPTTPSSEESTTLQPIFIDSWTAKLLSKVPQGTMTFNMGDPNNKDVVKTNCTVYWQRGITFPDNKMVKCHNAAYEFGFPKGIDSIDDFTLKVARTDGAWSAQYAANSKNENWNCNEYTQGDFKEKCDLIGTMNLDVTPPSSS, from the exons ATGAAGTTCACCACCCTCTCCACTATCTGCCTGGCCGCCGGCATTACCCTGGCCGCTCCCACCACTCCTagcagcgaggagagcacTACCCTCCAGCCGATCTTCATCGATAGCTGGACCGCCAAGCTGTTATCGAAGGTCCCCCAGGGCACGATGACGTTCAACATGGGCGACCCTAACAACAAGGACGTCGTTAAGACTAACTGCACTGTTTACTG GCAACGTGGTATTACCTTCCCCGACAACAAGATGGTCAAGTGCCACAACGCAGCCTACGAGTTCGGTTTTCCTAAAGGCATCGACTCGATCGATGACTTCACCCTTAAGGTGGCTCGCACGGACGGTGCCTGGAGCGCCCAGTATGCGGCTAACTCGAAGAACGAGAACTGGAATTGCAACGAGTATACTCAAGGTGATTTCAAGGAGAAGTGTGATCTGATTGGCACTATGAATCTCGATGTGACCCCCCCGAGTTCATCGTGA